In one window of bacterium DNA:
- a CDS encoding peptide ABC transporter substrate-binding protein produces MADRDIAQLLKELKTGRLSRRQVVARMMDLGLGITAIWAVLDRATALPARAAAAGRGSQGTLKLLYWQAPTIVNPHLAQGTKDFHASRPVLEPLLTVDAAGRFTPVLAAEVPSRQNGGISADGRSVTYKLKQGVKWADGRNFTSDDVVFTFQYVQNKQTAATTYGYYTTVDKVEPIDTHTVKITFKTPTPAWYAPFVGEDGVVLPRHALDAYVGSNARNAPFNLKSFGTGPYKVDTFRPGDLVVYSINEYYREPNKPAFSQVQIKGGGDAVSAARAVLETGEYDYAWNMQVEWPVLEHMLAAGKGSILTELGGGVEQIYCNQTDPNKDIDGQRSSVKAPHPFLTDLKVRQALALAIDRGTMAKQLYGLEGDATANVLTTPSSLSSKNTKITFDIERANRLLDEAGWKKGPDGIREKGGVKLQATYVTSVNSLRQKEQQIVKDGFSKVGAALTLQSVDAGVFFSSSPGNNDTYAHFYRDLEMFTSTFGSPFPLQYMGRFYSGDPAKDLAQKENSWSGLNICRWTSKEYNTLYDAAEKELDPQKNAALWIKMNDIVVDQAISIPLIDRKIVSVRSNNLDVGKNMSPFDSETRNIADWRRKA; encoded by the coding sequence ATGGCGGACCGCGACATCGCGCAATTGCTGAAGGAGTTGAAGACCGGCCGGCTCAGCCGCCGGCAAGTAGTGGCCAGAATGATGGACCTCGGGCTCGGCATCACGGCGATTTGGGCGGTGCTCGACCGCGCGACGGCGCTGCCCGCGCGCGCGGCCGCGGCCGGCCGGGGCTCGCAAGGCACGCTCAAGCTCCTCTACTGGCAGGCGCCGACCATCGTCAACCCGCACCTGGCGCAGGGCACCAAGGACTTTCACGCATCGCGGCCGGTCCTCGAGCCACTGTTGACGGTCGACGCCGCCGGGCGCTTCACGCCCGTGCTGGCAGCCGAGGTGCCGTCCCGGCAGAACGGCGGGATTTCGGCGGACGGCCGGTCGGTCACGTACAAGCTCAAGCAGGGCGTGAAATGGGCGGACGGGCGCAATTTCACTTCCGACGACGTTGTGTTCACTTTCCAGTACGTGCAAAACAAGCAGACCGCGGCGACGACCTACGGCTATTACACGACGGTGGACAAGGTCGAGCCGATCGACACCCACACGGTCAAGATCACGTTTAAAACGCCGACGCCCGCATGGTATGCGCCGTTTGTCGGCGAGGACGGGGTCGTCCTTCCCCGGCACGCGCTCGATGCGTACGTCGGCTCGAACGCGCGCAACGCGCCCTTCAATCTAAAATCGTTCGGCACCGGCCCCTACAAGGTGGACACGTTCCGGCCGGGCGATTTGGTGGTCTATTCGATCAACGAGTACTACCGTGAGCCCAACAAACCGGCGTTCAGCCAGGTGCAGATCAAGGGCGGCGGGGACGCCGTGTCCGCCGCGCGGGCGGTGCTGGAGACCGGCGAATACGACTACGCCTGGAACATGCAGGTGGAGTGGCCTGTGCTGGAGCACATGCTGGCGGCCGGCAAAGGGTCCATCCTCACGGAACTCGGCGGGGGTGTCGAACAGATCTACTGCAACCAAACCGATCCCAACAAAGACATCGACGGCCAGCGCTCCTCGGTCAAGGCGCCGCACCCGTTCCTGACCGACCTGAAGGTGCGTCAGGCGCTGGCGCTCGCGATCGATCGCGGCACGATGGCCAAGCAGCTCTACGGCCTCGAGGGCGATGCCACGGCGAACGTGCTGACGACGCCGTCCTCGCTGTCATCCAAGAACACCAAGATCACGTTCGACATCGAGCGCGCGAACCGGCTGCTCGACGAGGCCGGCTGGAAGAAAGGTCCGGACGGGATTCGCGAGAAGGGCGGCGTGAAGCTCCAGGCGACGTACGTCACCAGCGTGAACAGCCTGCGGCAGAAGGAGCAGCAGATCGTCAAGGACGGCTTCTCCAAGGTCGGCGCCGCGCTGACGCTGCAGTCCGTGGACGCCGGCGTTTTCTTCAGCAGCTCGCCCGGCAACAACGACACGTACGCCCACTTCTACCGAGACCTGGAGATGTTCACCTCGACGTTCGGGTCACCGTTCCCGCTGCAGTACATGGGGCGATTCTACAGCGGCGACCCCGCCAAGGACCTCGCGCAAAAAGAGAACAGCTGGTCCGGGCTCAACATCTGCCGGTGGACGAGCAAGGAGTACAACACCCTGTACGACGCGGCGGAGAAGGAGCTCGATCCGCAGAAGAACGCCGCGCTCTGGATCAAGATGAACGACATCGTCGTCGATCAGGCGATCTCGATTCCGCTCATCGATCGCAAAATCGTGTCGGTCCGATCCAATAACCTCGACGTGGGCAAGAACATGAGCCCGTTCGACAGCGAAACGCGCAACATCGCGGACTGGCGGCGTAAAGCCTGA